A single region of the Paramicrobacterium fandaimingii genome encodes:
- a CDS encoding CPBP family glutamic-type intramembrane protease codes for MIAERRIDYRVSVLPAALVCAAAPAFFVLQLPWLGWVLLACGVAGAFLIERRRVRASDASLTRDLSLIAIGMLIVSSIPLAAELDNLAMMRFTAALGGAVLVPYLLSRFVYRDRAIRFPWRTGERWKGLQWGWLIAVLILGWLVLPFYFISSGAYLNWPEVTTPELISRLFVGVGAVGIWDELFFICTVFTLLRRHFPGLLANLLQAMVFVSFLWELGYREWGPALTIPFALLQGFIFMRTHSLAYIVTVHLLFDAVVFAVLVHAHNPGMLPIFLL; via the coding sequence ATGATCGCCGAGAGACGAATCGACTACCGCGTGAGCGTTCTTCCTGCGGCTCTCGTCTGCGCGGCGGCACCCGCTTTCTTCGTGCTGCAGTTGCCCTGGCTTGGCTGGGTGCTGCTGGCATGCGGTGTTGCGGGAGCGTTTCTGATCGAGCGACGACGCGTGCGCGCATCCGACGCGTCGCTGACGCGCGATCTGAGCCTGATCGCCATCGGAATGCTCATCGTGAGTTCGATTCCGCTTGCCGCAGAGCTCGACAACCTCGCGATGATGCGATTTACGGCAGCTCTCGGCGGGGCGGTCCTCGTTCCGTACCTGCTCTCGCGGTTCGTGTACCGGGACCGTGCAATCAGATTTCCCTGGCGAACGGGAGAGCGCTGGAAAGGCCTGCAGTGGGGCTGGCTGATTGCCGTGCTGATTCTCGGCTGGCTGGTTCTTCCGTTTTACTTCATCAGCAGTGGCGCGTACCTAAACTGGCCCGAGGTGACGACGCCGGAGCTCATTTCCCGTCTCTTCGTCGGTGTTGGCGCGGTCGGCATCTGGGACGAGCTGTTCTTCATCTGCACGGTGTTCACCCTGCTGCGGCGGCATTTTCCCGGGCTGCTTGCCAACCTGCTTCAGGCAATGGTGTTCGTGTCGTTTCTCTGGGAGCTCGGATACCGTGAGTGGGGCCCCGCGCTGACGATACCGTTCGCTTTGCTGCAGGGCTTCATTTTCATGCGCACGCACTCGCTCGCCTACATTGTCACGGTGCATCTGCTGTTCGATGCCGTGGTCTTCGCCGTGCTCGTGCACGCCCACAACCCCGGCATGCTGCCGATCTTTCTTCTCTGA
- a CDS encoding lysoplasmalogenase family protein, translating to MHSRIPPVGLVWSFAPFAIISVVHVMALWLSSPIAAPTKLFLMPLLLVPVAVASRRLTPRTAVALLVCAIALSWLGDAAGAFFGFAPELPTMLLFFGLAHGAYMLLFARHAVRRRLPRWTLIYGVWWVAMLILLASHVGPLIAAVAVYGLVLGGTATLASRCHPLTVSGSFLFLLSDSVLAFRLFLPEWMPPWTSPAVMATYTAGQALIVAGMLLTLSRTRECTMATVAAS from the coding sequence ATGCACAGTCGCATCCCCCCTGTGGGCCTCGTCTGGAGTTTTGCGCCGTTCGCGATCATCTCCGTCGTGCACGTCATGGCGTTGTGGCTCTCGAGTCCCATTGCGGCACCGACGAAGCTGTTCCTCATGCCGCTGCTGCTCGTTCCCGTCGCTGTCGCTTCACGAAGACTGACTCCTCGCACCGCAGTCGCTCTTCTCGTCTGCGCGATTGCACTTTCGTGGCTTGGCGACGCGGCGGGAGCGTTCTTCGGCTTTGCGCCAGAGCTTCCGACAATGCTGCTGTTCTTCGGGCTTGCACACGGTGCGTACATGCTGCTCTTCGCACGGCACGCCGTACGTCGGCGCCTTCCACGCTGGACGCTCATCTACGGCGTCTGGTGGGTGGCAATGCTCATCCTCCTCGCTTCTCACGTCGGCCCGCTCATCGCCGCGGTCGCTGTGTACGGACTCGTGCTCGGTGGCACAGCCACTCTCGCATCGCGCTGTCATCCGCTCACGGTGAGCGGCAGCTTCCTGTTTCTTCTCAGTGACTCGGTCTTGGCATTTCGGCTGTTTCTGCCCGAGTGGATGCCGCCGTGGACAAGTCCCGCTGTCATGGCAACCTACACGGCAGGCCAGGCACTCATTGTGGCCGGAATGTTGCTGACACTGTCGCGCACGCGGGAATGCACGATGGCGACAGTTGCCGCATCGTGA
- a CDS encoding cell division initiation protein — MTESTAPNSDDQRSDEFFETFINTQSVDQPAFTVAFRGYDKDEVNTAVADLSARLQRATTSLDEALLRHREEVERARSESSTTSTELEEELAVAQARAADAEKQVQTLTAEMLERPADDDDEGEEQARPQFEAVLRVAEEQANAIIQNATIQAERLLSAARDQEKSRRAALDADIARITAQAEQDADQVRLKMDTEYTAHEARIEREQAHVDEKVTHAEREAATIRTEAEKGAASLRALVTRETTAQRTEAEREVTEMNARVLEFEETLTRRQDDAQQEFLVLHNQAVAHAERITSDANEQVASSLEHAQRISTRADDYEKVMRAQASQIEADSQLQSRATLERAQVKAKKIVDTVIDHSTTVLRDAEDRTRELRWQQQQLTSFMAEVRELIRPENVASAAVLQEIDPLEQVIDDDVVDDADDPREFASEFVADAPPAAPVEPEDEDAVED, encoded by the coding sequence ATGACCGAGTCCACTGCCCCAAATTCGGATGACCAGCGGAGCGACGAGTTCTTCGAGACGTTCATCAACACGCAGTCCGTCGACCAGCCGGCGTTCACCGTCGCATTTCGCGGGTACGACAAAGACGAAGTGAATACCGCGGTCGCCGATCTCTCCGCACGACTGCAGCGTGCAACAACGTCGCTGGACGAAGCGCTGCTTCGCCACCGCGAGGAGGTCGAACGCGCCCGGAGCGAAAGCTCGACCACGTCGACGGAGCTCGAAGAGGAGCTGGCTGTCGCCCAAGCCCGTGCGGCAGACGCCGAGAAGCAGGTTCAGACGCTGACGGCTGAAATGCTGGAGCGACCGGCCGACGATGACGATGAGGGCGAAGAGCAGGCCCGGCCGCAATTCGAGGCGGTTCTCCGGGTTGCCGAGGAACAGGCAAACGCCATCATTCAAAACGCGACGATTCAGGCGGAGCGTTTGCTTTCTGCCGCGCGCGACCAGGAGAAGTCACGTCGCGCAGCGCTTGATGCTGATATTGCCCGCATCACGGCGCAGGCCGAGCAGGACGCCGATCAGGTGCGGCTCAAGATGGACACGGAGTACACCGCACACGAGGCGCGCATTGAGCGTGAGCAGGCTCACGTCGATGAGAAGGTGACCCACGCTGAGCGCGAGGCCGCCACAATTCGCACGGAGGCGGAGAAGGGCGCCGCCTCGCTTCGAGCCCTAGTGACGCGCGAGACGACGGCACAGCGTACCGAGGCCGAGCGCGAGGTTACCGAGATGAATGCGCGCGTGCTGGAATTCGAAGAGACACTCACTCGCCGTCAAGACGATGCGCAGCAGGAGTTTCTTGTTCTGCATAATCAGGCCGTGGCGCACGCGGAACGCATCACGTCTGATGCAAACGAGCAAGTCGCCTCGTCACTCGAACACGCACAGCGCATTTCTACGCGGGCGGACGATTACGAGAAGGTCATGCGTGCTCAGGCGTCGCAGATCGAGGCTGATTCGCAGTTGCAGTCACGGGCAACGCTCGAACGAGCGCAGGTCAAGGCAAAGAAAATCGTCGATACCGTCATCGATCATTCCACGACCGTGCTTCGTGATGCAGAGGACCGCACTCGAGAACTCCGCTGGCAGCAGCAGCAGCTGACGAGCTTCATGGCCGAGGTGCGCGAGCTGATCCGTCCAGAGAACGTCGCGAGCGCGGCGGTGCTTCAGGAGATCGATCCGCTCGAGCAGGTCATCGACGACGATGTCGTCGATGACGCAGACGACCCACGCGAGTTCGCGTCGGAATTCGTCGCTGACGCGCCACCGGCCGCGCCCGTCGAACCAGAAGACGAGGACGCCGTCGAAGACTGA
- a CDS encoding SDR family oxidoreductase: MPVHLITGAGSGIGAALTRMLIERGDGVVALARDAGRAKQIAAEFPGVSTLVGDLENPGRLAWALSKQSLPDRIDSLVHAAGVVDLGAVADLSAASWQQQLTVNLAAPAELTRLLLPVLRVSRARIVFVNSGAGLRASPEWSAYAASKHGLKALADSLRAEEHANGVHVTSVYPGRTATPMQQKVHHQEGVEYDAERFIDPTSVAASILNAVDLPRDAEITDLSIRPGR, from the coding sequence ATGCCAGTGCACCTCATCACGGGCGCCGGGTCTGGAATCGGCGCAGCTCTGACCCGCATGCTGATCGAGCGTGGAGACGGCGTTGTCGCTCTCGCGAGAGATGCAGGTCGAGCAAAGCAGATTGCCGCGGAGTTCCCGGGCGTGTCGACCCTCGTCGGCGATCTCGAGAACCCGGGACGGCTCGCGTGGGCCCTGTCGAAACAGTCACTTCCCGACCGCATCGACTCACTCGTGCACGCGGCGGGCGTTGTCGATCTGGGCGCCGTCGCCGATCTCAGTGCGGCATCGTGGCAGCAGCAGCTCACGGTCAACCTCGCGGCCCCGGCCGAGCTCACGCGTCTGCTGCTTCCCGTGCTCCGCGTGTCACGCGCGCGCATTGTGTTCGTCAACTCGGGCGCGGGTCTTCGCGCGAGCCCGGAATGGTCGGCGTATGCCGCCTCAAAGCACGGGCTCAAGGCGCTCGCCGACTCCCTTCGCGCCGAAGAACACGCGAACGGCGTGCACGTGACGTCGGTGTACCCAGGGCGCACAGCTACTCCGATGCAGCAGAAGGTGCACCACCAGGAGGGTGTCGAATACGACGCGGAACGCTTCATCGATCCCACCTCTGTGGCTGCAAGCATCCTGAACGCCGTCGATCTGCCACGGGACGCTGAGATCACCGACCTGTCAATCCGCCCCGGACGGTGA
- a CDS encoding TetR/AcrR family transcriptional regulator: MPVSDRGTPARKRGRPTAAERVQRRSQILDSALAVFLEHGFGNTTIDQLAQAARVSKRTIYSYFGDKAAVFAEMVQRLAKGVSTEPPPGDTLETLATRIVTRLHSAELIGLHQLVIAESSRFPELAVTLHSNGDERHIARLAEHLSAERGPEAKQLAPILFTLLLGLPHRMRLLGLLDPVTEDDAAAHARSALNALGLDR; the protein is encoded by the coding sequence ATGCCAGTATCTGACCGGGGCACCCCAGCGCGCAAGCGGGGCCGCCCAACAGCGGCAGAACGTGTGCAGCGCCGAAGCCAGATTCTCGATTCCGCCCTCGCTGTGTTCCTCGAGCATGGCTTCGGCAACACCACGATTGACCAGCTCGCACAGGCTGCGCGCGTCAGTAAACGCACGATCTACAGCTATTTCGGCGACAAGGCAGCTGTGTTCGCAGAGATGGTGCAACGTCTCGCCAAGGGCGTCAGCACCGAGCCGCCTCCCGGCGACACGCTGGAGACCCTCGCAACGCGAATCGTGACTCGATTGCATTCGGCGGAGCTCATCGGCCTGCACCAGCTCGTCATCGCCGAGTCCTCTCGATTTCCCGAACTGGCCGTCACTCTGCACTCAAATGGTGACGAGCGTCACATCGCGCGACTTGCCGAGCATCTGAGCGCCGAACGCGGCCCCGAGGCGAAGCAGCTTGCACCGATTCTCTTTACGCTTCTTCTCGGCCTGCCACACCGGATGCGCCTTCTCGGCCTTCTCGACCCCGTCACCGAAGACGACGCTGCAGCGCACGCGCGATCCGCTTTGAACGCGCTCGGCCTCGATCGCTGA
- a CDS encoding fatty acid desaturase family protein has protein sequence MSSPSLTRYPTSTLGPVRQTYAGTETFPPVARAYKEVSQVARESGLLRRAPWFYSIVGAALVLGFGGAITGFILLGDSWFQLLIAGSLGILFTQVAFLAHEAAHRVILNTGPANDRLARVLAGFGVGMSYSWWDSKHSRHHANPNKVGKDPDIQVDTISFLEEDAAEARGFRRLITRRQGWLFFPLLTLEGLNLHYLGIKHLLSKQPIKGRWIELGLIVLRFALYLTPIFLLLPLGMAFAFLGVQLAVFGVYMGAAFAPNHKGMPVIAPEAKIDFFSKQVRTSRNISGGWWATWLLGGLNYQVEHHLFPSMSRPHLSKAREIVRTQCETLGVPYTETTLWRSYAIVIDYLNRVGLAARDPFDCPVSAQYRRG, from the coding sequence ATCAGTTCTCCTTCCCTCACCCGCTATCCAACGTCCACACTCGGCCCCGTCCGCCAGACCTATGCGGGAACAGAGACGTTCCCTCCTGTCGCTCGTGCTTACAAAGAGGTGTCGCAAGTTGCCCGCGAATCGGGCTTGCTGCGCCGAGCCCCGTGGTTTTACTCCATTGTCGGGGCGGCACTCGTCCTCGGCTTCGGCGGAGCAATCACCGGGTTCATCCTGCTGGGTGACAGCTGGTTTCAGCTGCTCATCGCCGGCTCACTCGGCATTCTGTTCACACAGGTCGCGTTCCTTGCCCATGAGGCTGCTCACCGTGTGATCCTCAACACCGGGCCCGCGAATGACAGGCTCGCTCGCGTTCTCGCCGGCTTCGGCGTCGGCATGAGCTATTCCTGGTGGGACTCCAAGCATTCACGTCACCACGCAAACCCCAACAAGGTGGGCAAAGACCCCGACATCCAAGTCGATACAATTTCGTTTCTCGAAGAGGATGCCGCTGAGGCACGGGGCTTTCGCCGCCTGATCACCCGCAGGCAGGGCTGGCTGTTCTTCCCCCTTCTGACTCTTGAGGGTCTCAACCTGCACTATCTGGGAATCAAGCACCTCCTCTCGAAGCAGCCGATCAAGGGGCGCTGGATCGAGCTGGGCCTCATCGTTCTCCGCTTCGCGCTCTATCTCACGCCGATCTTCCTGCTTCTGCCCCTGGGCATGGCTTTCGCCTTCCTCGGCGTTCAGCTCGCTGTCTTCGGCGTGTACATGGGTGCCGCGTTCGCACCGAACCACAAGGGCATGCCGGTGATCGCCCCCGAGGCGAAGATCGACTTCTTCTCGAAGCAGGTGCGCACGTCTCGCAACATCTCCGGGGGCTGGTGGGCGACCTGGCTGCTCGGCGGCTTGAACTACCAGGTGGAGCACCACCTCTTTCCGAGCATGTCACGACCACACCTATCGAAGGCACGCGAGATCGTGCGCACGCAGTGCGAGACGCTTGGTGTTCCGTACACAGAGACAACCCTGTGGCGTTCCTATGCGATCGTCATCGATTACCTCAACCGTGTGGGCCTCGCGGCCCGCGATCCGTTCGACTGCCCCGTTTCGGCTCAGTACCGCCGCGGATAA
- the rlmC gene encoding 23S rRNA (uracil(747)-C(5))-methyltransferase RlmC, with amino-acid sequence MQCSYFDSGACRSCTLMGTEYASQVADKQEQCRALLAAYPNVRWLSPVTSVEHDFRNKAKMVVGGSVTSPTLGILDSERNGIDLRRCGVLQPGLRDALPPISHFISLARIEPYDVEARRGELKYVLLTEATSGELMLRFVLRSREAISRIRKHLPELQHSLPRARVISVNLQPEHKAIIEGEQEIMLTPRSTLTMKAGDIDLHLGAKSFFQTNTAVAEHLYAQARRWSAQVGPRSVWDMYCGVGGFALHLADGERSVTGIEVSPEAIESATASANDARLANIRFVAADATQFALGSRPEDVPDLVVVNPPRRGVGPKLAEWLEKSSVSTVIYSSCNATTLATDLAAMPSLSPVRAQVLDMFPQTRHYETMVLLERNG; translated from the coding sequence ATGCAGTGTTCGTATTTTGACTCGGGTGCGTGCCGTTCGTGCACGCTCATGGGTACGGAGTATGCATCGCAGGTAGCCGACAAGCAGGAGCAGTGCCGCGCTTTGCTCGCCGCCTACCCCAACGTTCGCTGGCTCTCCCCTGTGACGAGCGTTGAGCACGATTTCCGCAATAAGGCGAAAATGGTCGTGGGTGGCAGCGTGACCTCCCCCACTCTCGGCATTCTCGATTCAGAGAGAAACGGGATCGATCTTCGACGCTGCGGAGTGCTGCAGCCCGGGCTCCGCGATGCCCTTCCACCGATCTCTCATTTCATCTCGCTCGCGCGCATCGAGCCTTACGACGTCGAGGCACGGCGCGGTGAACTCAAGTACGTACTGTTGACGGAGGCGACCTCCGGGGAACTGATGCTTCGCTTTGTGCTCCGGTCCCGAGAGGCGATCAGCCGCATACGCAAGCATCTGCCAGAGCTCCAACATTCGCTGCCCCGAGCGCGTGTCATCTCTGTAAACCTGCAACCCGAGCACAAGGCAATCATCGAGGGTGAGCAGGAGATCATGCTCACCCCGAGGTCGACGCTCACGATGAAAGCAGGCGACATCGACCTGCATCTGGGTGCCAAGAGCTTTTTTCAGACGAACACGGCCGTGGCTGAGCACCTCTACGCCCAAGCACGCCGCTGGTCAGCGCAGGTGGGTCCCCGTTCGGTGTGGGACATGTATTGCGGCGTTGGCGGCTTTGCACTTCATCTCGCTGACGGAGAGCGGTCGGTGACCGGCATTGAAGTCAGTCCCGAGGCGATTGAGAGCGCAACGGCAAGCGCGAACGATGCCCGGCTCGCCAACATCCGGTTTGTCGCCGCGGACGCGACACAATTCGCCCTCGGGTCACGCCCCGAAGACGTACCGGACCTCGTCGTGGTGAACCCGCCGCGTCGCGGGGTGGGGCCGAAGCTCGCAGAGTGGCTGGAGAAGAGCTCGGTCAGCACGGTCATCTATTCAAGTTGCAACGCCACAACGCTGGCGACAGACCTTGCGGCAATGCCCTCGCTCTCCCCCGTGCGCGCTCAAGTTCTCGATATGTTTCCTCAGACCAGACACTACGAGACGATGGTGCTGCTCGAGCGCAACGGATGA
- a CDS encoding winged helix-turn-helix domain-containing protein — protein sequence MEQIETITAIHHPVRRRIFEYLYLHGSSQVGTLARALDQQVGSISHHLRMLERADIVERADAPDGDKRSSWWVAKRDSFSWSLDDFADSPADAVLAREAERINIAVHMRRLQEWKKSASRSPEWDGFSTDALAWATPDELADLSASLSATLDAWKRRIDTDDGQQRRPVFFFAHGFPTLP from the coding sequence ATGGAGCAGATCGAGACAATCACCGCGATTCACCACCCGGTGCGCCGGCGGATATTCGAGTATCTGTATCTGCACGGGTCATCACAGGTCGGCACCCTTGCGCGCGCACTCGATCAGCAGGTGGGCAGTATCAGCCATCATCTTCGGATGCTCGAGCGAGCAGACATTGTTGAACGCGCAGACGCACCTGACGGAGACAAGCGCTCCAGTTGGTGGGTCGCAAAGAGAGACAGTTTCAGCTGGTCGCTCGACGACTTCGCCGATTCGCCGGCAGACGCCGTGCTTGCGCGCGAAGCCGAGCGAATCAACATTGCAGTACACATGCGGCGCCTCCAGGAGTGGAAGAAGTCCGCATCCCGATCCCCCGAGTGGGACGGGTTCAGCACAGACGCGCTCGCCTGGGCAACTCCAGACGAACTCGCCGATCTGTCGGCCTCGTTGAGTGCCACTCTCGATGCCTGGAAGCGAAGAATCGATACAGACGATGGGCAGCAGCGCCGCCCCGTCTTTTTCTTCGCACACGGCTTCCCCACTCTCCCGTAA
- a CDS encoding endonuclease/exonuclease/phosphatase family protein, which translates to MKVISYNLRKNRAISELLELIERYEPDAVCLQEADTVDLPDDVGNLRLADSTQRNRLGLAIYYRDDRYEAVDTQAFALKKSMHDRVLRPAHERLLGTRLTDREHGRDVIVASFHAAPLTALNSLRRNQIRTAHEELHRMGPGIPTLMVGDYNYPVFKNGLTQRVRNRGYDLTLSDARTYTRYKFFRGHFDFATSIGLDIGNVATLPRGLSDHMPILINSNYGTSAYKEQDAHGAAAVDTDSSDFAI; encoded by the coding sequence ATGAAGGTCATCAGCTATAACTTGCGCAAGAATCGCGCCATCAGCGAACTCCTCGAATTGATCGAGAGGTATGAACCGGATGCCGTGTGTCTGCAGGAGGCAGACACCGTCGATCTCCCAGACGACGTCGGAAACCTGCGACTTGCCGATTCGACCCAGCGCAACCGGCTCGGCCTTGCCATCTACTATCGCGACGACAGGTATGAGGCAGTGGACACCCAAGCGTTCGCGCTGAAGAAGTCAATGCACGATCGCGTGCTGCGCCCCGCACACGAACGTCTTCTCGGAACGCGTCTCACGGATCGCGAGCACGGACGCGACGTCATCGTCGCTTCGTTTCACGCTGCGCCACTGACAGCCCTCAACTCGCTTCGCCGCAATCAGATCAGGACGGCTCACGAAGAGCTGCACCGCATGGGCCCCGGCATTCCGACGCTCATGGTGGGGGACTACAACTACCCGGTGTTCAAGAACGGATTGACGCAGCGGGTGCGCAATCGTGGGTACGACCTCACTCTGAGCGACGCACGCACGTACACTCGCTACAAGTTCTTTCGCGGCCACTTCGACTTCGCGACGTCAATCGGGCTCGACATCGGCAACGTTGCGACGCTGCCGCGTGGGCTCTCAGACCACATGCCGATTCTCATCAATTCCAACTACGGAACGTCGGCGTATAAAGAGCAGGATGCTCACGGGGCTGCCGCCGTCGACACAGATTCCAGCGACTTCGCCATCTGA
- a CDS encoding arylsulfotransferase family protein, with protein MSSPDEQKQPKIRRRGFVTVSLAAIGGAIVGAGATWGGMQLVPAPNPKETKKPKSSSNDDDKVEFNRFVSTALTVPVVTAWAADGATVAPGYVFLSPRDEIFTAAILDNDGEPVWIAPNGIDSTDVRVQTYKGKPVLTYWAGRVASGNGHGTGTILDTSYREVATVHGGNGAIPDLHEFHLTERDTALITTYPVARLDLSAVGGPKDGYAFACRVQEIDISTGNVLVDWNILDDIEITESMKRIDEDDDKTGSSPENAFDPIHVNSVEDDGDRLIISCRHTCAIYAITRATAKLQWRLGGKKSDFDVEKDAEFSWQHDARWHGDGKLSLFDNAGVSGDEAVSAGLVLTLDEKAMTATLDTAYRYGEYEGYAMGNTQLLEGGRAMVGWGSAPAATEFDAEGNADFGFTEIGSGSYRAYRFEWEGTPATIPDLATSTTDGKPTAFMSWNGATRVTSWALLTGADASSLAEAATAERTGFETAITIPDAETTAYLRVEARDSDGTVLAMSRVIEAS; from the coding sequence ATGAGTTCGCCGGATGAGCAGAAACAACCGAAGATTCGACGCCGCGGTTTCGTGACGGTCTCGCTAGCAGCCATTGGCGGCGCCATCGTCGGCGCGGGTGCAACATGGGGCGGTATGCAGCTGGTCCCCGCACCGAACCCGAAAGAGACAAAGAAGCCGAAGAGCTCAAGCAACGACGACGACAAGGTCGAATTCAACCGCTTCGTCAGCACGGCGCTCACCGTTCCCGTCGTGACGGCGTGGGCGGCAGACGGGGCGACGGTGGCTCCCGGCTATGTTTTTCTGAGCCCCCGAGACGAGATCTTCACTGCCGCGATCCTCGACAACGACGGTGAGCCCGTCTGGATCGCGCCGAACGGCATCGATTCAACCGATGTGCGTGTTCAGACATACAAAGGCAAACCCGTGCTGACCTACTGGGCCGGTCGCGTCGCGAGCGGCAACGGACACGGCACGGGCACGATCCTCGACACGAGTTATCGCGAAGTCGCAACGGTTCACGGAGGAAACGGCGCGATCCCCGATCTTCACGAGTTTCACCTCACCGAGCGCGATACCGCCCTGATCACGACATACCCCGTCGCGCGGCTAGACCTGTCAGCTGTCGGTGGCCCCAAAGACGGGTATGCGTTTGCTTGTCGCGTTCAGGAGATTGACATTTCGACAGGCAACGTCCTCGTCGACTGGAATATCCTCGACGACATCGAGATCACCGAGAGCATGAAGCGAATCGATGAGGACGATGACAAGACGGGCTCCTCACCGGAAAACGCCTTCGATCCGATTCACGTGAATTCGGTGGAAGACGACGGAGACCGTCTCATCATCTCCTGTCGGCATACGTGCGCCATCTACGCGATCACGAGGGCGACGGCGAAGCTGCAGTGGCGACTTGGCGGAAAGAAGAGCGATTTCGATGTCGAGAAGGACGCCGAATTCTCGTGGCAGCACGACGCGCGGTGGCACGGCGACGGAAAGCTCAGCCTGTTCGACAACGCCGGAGTCAGCGGCGACGAAGCCGTGTCTGCTGGTCTGGTGCTGACCCTCGATGAAAAAGCGATGACTGCAACACTCGACACGGCGTACCGCTACGGAGAATATGAAGGCTATGCCATGGGCAACACCCAGCTTCTCGAGGGTGGCCGCGCGATGGTCGGCTGGGGCAGCGCCCCTGCCGCCACGGAGTTCGATGCCGAGGGCAACGCCGATTTCGGCTTTACAGAAATTGGGTCGGGTTCGTACCGCGCCTACCGGTTCGAATGGGAGGGGACTCCCGCAACCATTCCCGATCTCGCGACGTCGACAACGGACGGGAAGCCCACCGCATTCATGAGCTGGAACGGCGCGACGCGGGTCACATCGTGGGCGCTTCTCACGGGAGCCGATGCGTCGTCTCTCGCTGAGGCAGCGACCGCCGAACGAACGGGATTTGAGACGGCAATCACCATCCCAGACGCAGAGACCACCGCATACCTGCGGGTGGAAGCCCGAGATTCAGATGGGACTGTCCTCGCGATGTCCCGCGTCATCGAGGCGTCGTGA
- a CDS encoding DUF6186 family protein, whose product MMHTVTIGVYTLCLVAACGLVAWSHRDPVAMSSPSQLLDDLFTSHAARIAIIVFWWWIGWHFLFAQTLDG is encoded by the coding sequence ATGATGCACACTGTCACAATTGGCGTTTACACGCTGTGTCTTGTCGCGGCGTGTGGACTCGTCGCGTGGTCCCACCGGGATCCCGTGGCGATGTCATCTCCGTCGCAACTGCTTGACGACCTCTTCACCTCTCACGCTGCCCGGATCGCCATCATTGTGTTCTGGTGGTGGATCGGATGGCATTTTCTGTTCGCCCAGACATTGGATGGGTAG